tatattgataCAGGTAAAATGTCATACAAGCTACAGGCATCAAAGGtattggaaagagaaaagcaatatGATGTCTGTCAATGCTCAGAGGTACTGGTAATATCTATGCAAAATGATGGTGGCCAGTATTGCAATGCTCTTCTTATTTTGCACCCCATAGTAAAAACAAATTAGGCGAAACCTGATAATAATATGTAACAATTTCCATCTCAGATATCAAAGGAGCAGCTACCCTGGATTTGACTCTGGATAAGCAAAGCTGAGGCAGGAATATGGGATATTCCAGAGGGCTTGTTCCTGGCCTGACTCTTCCGGATGCTGATGAGCCTCTCAGGCCTCTCTTCGTTCCACACTCTGAGCTGGTTCCTGTTCTGTGGAGCTGCAGTAACACTGTACGTGTGTTTGGTAACAGGAGCTCTCCCAAGTGTCCATGGCAGAGAAACTTAACTCTTGACACAAGTCCATGAAACTaacctttctctctctctctctcttttttttttttttttaaaacctggaAAATGATGGTATTAGAGCCAGAGCCATGTACAAAACACAACACGTGAAATGACTGGGGAATTGGAAATTGGGCGTTTTAACTTGAACAAAATCTAAGCATTGTCATACCAATctgattattattttaaaatactgtccCAGGCTATAACTGCCTTTGTGTACAATAGCAATACAGGGTGTAGTTACAGACACAATTTCCTGTGCTTAGgttttgaaattataatttaagATCGCTGTAACATttgcctggagcagcagtgcaaTTCCTCTATTAGATAATTTTCTATCCTTGTGAGGGCAGTTTTGCTTGTGCAGTGCTGCCAGGACTTTCAGGAAGGGATAGACAAGCAATTGTGATAATAAAATTTGCATCAGTTCCCACCCAGCCTCTCCCAGAACACCATTTTTGGCATACACAGCCTCTTCACACCAGAAGGGAAGGTGTTTCTGAACTGGAAAGTCACTTTGATCTCCACAGGGTTGCATCCTTCTGCTTCTCAGATCCCCATGAAAAACACCAAACAGCAATCGTGGAGTTTCAGatggttttgtttcaaagaCTTGGTGCACTGCAGCACCCAGGCATGAAACTCCAAATCGATCCAGATTAGGTCACAGGGTTCAAaatttgcagcagaaatttttGTTGGGCTTTAAGGGCTGAAAAGGATGTGTTGTACCTGGGTGTGCAGAGAGAGAggataataatgaaaatatctgaaatatataaatttgcaagaagaaaaatacatggaCTGTGAGACATTGGTCTGATGTCATCACTGGTCAGTCAGAAAAAATGCTACTACTGCTTCAGACTGGCCCAAAATCAGTGCAAACAATTCATGGGGGAAAAATCAGTTTCTAAGGCCATGTGAACAAATGGCAACGAAACCTTTGGAAACACCTTCAACGGCATAAAAGTCTCTGCCTGAACTGCTCAAAACTTCTGCTTTGCTCCTGCAGGACACCAGGATCAGGTGCTGGGATTCTTCCCCATAAAATTACTATTTTGCTCCTCTGAGTAAAGGACAAACAAGCCTGACTTCCTGCACAGGCTTTCATTTGCTTCCTGGTATGAAGAAGCTTGTGCACATACCTCATCTCTAAAGGACACAGATGAtgctgctgagctcagcagccccTCTCACCCAGAGACCTCCCAGCCTGTCCAGTTAGGTGCCACTGCAGGAGACCAGGGTGCCCCTGAAGCTTTGCTGTGCCAGGGGATCACATCCAGGGTCACTGCAATGTGTCTGTCACTGCTCAGAGGTTGGGTAATGCCACGTGCCCACAATTAGAAAGGCAGAGAGTGGTCCAGGAACTCTGCCATGTCCTTGCCTATGCACTGCAAAAGTCAGAGACAGCAGAGataaggaaagagaaatcatCTCTAGTAGTAGCAGACCAATTCTTACTCACTCCTATTTacctttcctgaaaaaaaaaaaaaaaaccctgctccAAAACCCCCATTGTCTCCATTCCACCAAgtttgggttttcctttttgACTTGGAGCTGAGCCTCACCTTGTGCCTCTACCTTCCCTCCACAGCAAGCTCAGCTGTACCACAGTGATGGCCAAAGGAGGACCCGTGTGTGGGAAAGATTTCTGGAGAGGGCagtgggcagctcctgctctgggctcagccTAGGGATCATGGAGCCAAAGTGGTGGAAATCACTGCATCTCTACAGCCCCTGCAGTTCTCTCCTCAGCAGCCCCCAAAATTCCCCTgattataaaaagaaatggggaggggaaagaaagagtcAGAAAAAACTAGTGTTcccagggagggaaaaagatgAACAGCTCTATTTAGCTTGTCCAGCTTTGCTGATGTCAATcacttttctcattttaaacagGAAAGACACCACTTTAGTCCACCTGTTCCATTATTTATCATGCTATGCATTTCCCATGAATTGTCACTCATGCAAAACCTGTACATCGTAAGGGGACACcctaatatttttaatgaccTTAAGCAAAGTGATTGACACTAGACACCGGTGTCAGATGTTCTGGTGACGCAACATGTTCTCCTAGCAGCAGGAAAGCTTCCTGCCGTGATTAAGTGAGGGCTATGGAAGTGCTAAAATGTGTTGTCAGCTTTCCTCTGATGCAAGTGATTTTATTATAGCGTCTGGTAACCACGGAGTGTGGCAACGCAAATACTGACCCCAAACATCCCCTCCTGCACATATAGCTCGCTCTATTTAAAACACGAGGTGCAGTTTGCAAATCCAGGGATAAGTTATGGATGTAACCAGCTTAAACCACGGAGGGCAGAGGAAATGGTGGCACCTAAGGCAGAATTCCTGGGTGGTTTCAGCAGGAGAAGTGTAGGGATTCAGGAtgagctgcagaaggagctccctgcagcacctccttGGGGCAggtgggctctgcagcagcatcaccaaAACTGTCCTGGCTGCCAGAGGCTCTGAGGGCAAAAAGAAGACACAGGCCTGTCTCACCTTGGTAGTGGAAAGCAAAAAGTCACACCCAGCccttttcagcctggagaaagtaagggggaaaataaaagaaaaaatagaaagaggGCCCCATGCAGCCCCTTTGCCTTCTTATACACACCAGGGTGGAAACCTGTGACTCAGCTCAGCACCGCTTGTCCTTCAAGAAGGAGAAATCATGTTCTGGTTTGCTTCAATTTGGGACAAGCCCCTCAGTAATCCATTCACTGAGAAAAGCTGGAAGACCTCTACAATGTAAGAGTTACAGAATCAACACCTCGGCCACAAGCAGGGGACACCTGGCACCTGCTTTTCATGAAGATTTGTAATCCCAAAGCACAGTCAGCAAACACTACACATAGCTTTGCTTCCACAGGTTATTATTAACAGTTATGTCTCAAACTGACTGTGACAGTgagtgtctgcagagctgtctgctgtgatttttcaaTAGCAGAGCTGTTAATCAAGCTGCAGAGGGTTGGACTGTCAAACCAAAgtccacaggctgcagaggtttTTGTAAGAGATCAGCAGTACATGTGTTCACAGTTACTGTCACAGGGGTTGTtctacaaaaatagaaatataaagcAGTCAGAGTTGAAGATACAAGCTATCTTGATAgcaataaagaaatattttctaaaggTCTAGCAGCACTggatattattttaatgaaatttatttattaattttatagcAAAATAATCAAAAGTGCTAAACCTGACCActttaatttacaaaaaaaaaaaagtttcatgtTTTAAGCTATGATCATACCTCGTTATTTAGGTTAAACAATGTAAATTTCTACTGATTTCTATTCAATAGTGAAACAAAATCAATATTAGTTGGtttaaaaaagggggaaagtACCACAGGTATTGGGAGAGGGAAGTTACATAAAATATAAGAATCAGCTTATTTGAGCAATTTGCAATGTGTtcttattgcttttttttttttttttagctacaGTTTAAGTCCCAGATACTCTGGCCATAAGCCTGTAGTCACTCCAAATGCTAGGACTTCTCCCTTGGTCAAATGTCAGAGTTTTAAGGAGACCACTGGCATCTCAAGTcagttcaaattattttctcgGTTGTCACAAGTTCCCTTTCCAACACGATCAGCATGTTGGAGAACACAGTTAGGATGGTTGCAGTTAGGTGACACAgttttctgtgaaggaaaaatgGGGTTTCCTCTGTCTTGGAAAGAATCACTATCAAGTCTGCAGTAAGAAATATATTGAGAGCACTTGCAGAGTCGTTACAAGCATTTCTTAATCCActccattttcatttcagttcgTTTCCACAGTTAAATTAAAACCTGCAATCTCTCCTACTGATAAATAGCCAAGTTGACTTACAAAAGTTCTGCCTTCTGTCCAGCCTTCTCTCGGCTGCCTTTAACCAAACAAGGTTCTCTGGTTTGCCACGAGCGCTGTCTGGCTCTCCCGCCTCTTCGCCTTCTTCTTCTGCTGCCTGATCTTCCAGCACACCACGCTGGAAGCCAGCAGAACGAGTCCTGAGGACAGGAGGACCAGCCCAAAGACGGAGATGATGGATCCATGGGAGTTGAAGCTGTATGCCACGGCAGTCACCACGATGCCAGCTATCAGGATGACCACGCCGAAGGGAATAGTGCAGCGGTAGCAGGAGAGCTCCGCTCCCCCCGTGGCTGCTGTCAGCTGGCACTCGCTGACCAGAGGGATGGTGGTTATCACACAGTCATTGTTGTTACTCTTCTCTGTGGGTACAGACTCGGGGTGCTTTGGGGTGCCCAGGATCTCTTTGATTGGATCGTTTGTCATCTTGATTGTCTTGACTCGGCCCGTTCTTAGGCTAGAGCAGGCTCTGCTGAGCACGTGCTGCACTGTGGAGAGAAGAGCATGAGTTCAAACAATAATTACCAGTTATTTATGAGACAAATGAGGACACAGAAGTATTCCCTTGAAATCACAAAAAACCATATATTCCGACCCTACAAGGATTTATGCACAAGATCAAGAGTGACACGACTGATTCTGAAGGATCTGAATCACTTCTTAAAGCAGTCAACAATATGTATGTAAGTGCTAGAAAGAACAGAGTTACAGACCAAGACAGACAACAACATTAAAGTGTTGTGGGCCAAATCCTACAGTAAGTTACATCCTAAAGTCAGCATTTCTGGACATGATTTAGATCTCAGTGGCATTACATTTTCTCACAAAGAGGTGAAATTCACACattgttttgatttctgctcACATACTTTTTCTACACAGGTTTCTTTACACATCTTCACAATACATTACACAGATTTGCTCCACTGCACATCACAATAACATTGCCAAGTACTTGCTCAGCAAAAACTATGATGAACAGTGAGCCCTTTCTCAGTGCAAGTGCAACttagggaaaaaattcaaatggtCATGACAAGCTGTAGATGTGGAGGGAGTGGAGATGCAAACAGATTCCCACACTTGGCTCAGCTCAAGGCTGATGAACTTCCAGTTACAGCAACATCAGTGCCAGACTAACAGCTTGCCATTTATCATCCAAAAGCAATGTAAATCCTAGAAATTACATCCCTGTTACTATGTGGGAGGTAAATTTACCATCACATTCACTGATCTCAGAAACAGCAAgttgttttcctcctgtctcCAGACTGTAAACACACTCTCAGTCCTGACAGCATGCAGTTTGCCTGAATCCACACAGGAGGCAAACACCTTTTGGCTCTGGGAAGCCCAGGGAATAATCATAGCCCACCTCAGAGCTCAGCCTGTCCTCTGGGGCTCTGGTGTCACTCTGGGGGTCACTCTGGGGCCTGCAGTGAGCTTTGCCAACACCGAGGCTGTCACAGATGTGCTGTCCCAGACCCAGCTCAGTGCACCCCAGCACATGCTCCAGAGATCAGGAGAACCACTGGGGAACCACTGGGGAGCCACTGGGGAGCCACTGGGGAGCCACTGGGGAGCCAgggcttttcctgctgtgagtAGCTCCCTGAACTCCTCCACCActctgctgtgggctgtgccGCTTTTGCTCTCATGAGCAGCATGATATGCAGCTCAGAGAACAAGGAAGAGCGTTGGCAATGCAGTAATGCTTTTATCACTTTTATCACCTTCACATCTGGGACTAGGAAGTTAATTGCCAGATACTTGtattctccttttcctttcccaccaCTCCACCCTTGTTGCTAAGATATATTCGTTCATTGTGGAGAGCTCTTGGTTTTGTATCTCAGTACCTCCTGTAACTGACTGTGGGTTTTACAAGAAAGAAGAtttcactctttaaaaaaaacacaggcaCAAACAGGCTAAATGCTGCATATAGTCAGAGTGTATACAAAGTCCCCTTGAACCCTCAAGAGAGATGGAAAGCCCAGATCTGGTTTGCCAAAGCTTTTGTTCTACCGCTCTGGGAAAGAGTGCTCAGCTGCCTGTTGTatgtgctgtgcagagctgcctgtgggcTCAGTCCTGCCAGAGGAGCCTGTCCTGCTGGGCACACACAAGACACCCAAGCACACACAGTGACAGCCTAAGGGACAACAGGCACACAGTGAAAACATTCTGTTTGATCATcaggaaaaaccttttttattGTGAGGGGAACTGAGCACTGGAACCCAGTGAAGTTTTGGAGTCTCTTCCcttggaaataatgaaaagcCATCTGCACAGTCCTGGGCAGCATTGCCTCAGTGACTCTGCTGAGCAAAAGGGGGGTTGGACCATATCACCCccagaagtcccttccaaccacaaccattcagtgattctgcCTGTTTCTGTGAGAGTACTCAGTATCTCCAAGGGCAGGAAAGGGATTTGTTCAGTGCTTATCAGACACAGCAGATATAACTGTGCTGACACCTTAGATATCCTAAATTTTCCTAGGTTTGGTGGCTTTGTTCTTTGAATCATTATGCACGATTAAATGCCTTTTAAATCAGACAGAAAGAGCCTAGGAAAGGCATGGGTTTGCCCTCTAGTGACATTGATCTGTTCCCACAAGGACCTGAGCccaaattctgcattttcaatAATTATTGACACAGCAGTGAGACATACACTGGTGCCATTATGTTGCTGCATTACCTATCCATAAAACGTTACAGAAGTCCAGCACAACATAAGAATGTGGTCCCCAAATGTCCCCTTTTTTGATCTTACCATTCaattaggaaaacattttattatcagatttgagggagagaaaaattgACTATTTTGCATATAAAAGGTCAACTGGCTCAAATACACTGTAATAACTATCCAAAAGTCCAAGTACTCTAACAGTCACTGAAATAGGGAAACTTCCAAATAACTTGAAAAAGCCCATAATAAGCATTATTATCCTGAAAAATTTTAACCTTTAATCAAAATGTATTTGCTCCTGTCCCTTAAgtccttctccctctgcttcagATACATCTTCAATGAGCATTAAAATCTCCTAGACCTCCTGTAGAGAGATTTATAAAGAAAGGAGATCTATTTATACAATCAAATCtagcaggaataaaaaatatattttaatctcTAATTGTTAAGTCAATGGCAAAATACCTGTTGATTTCTGAGGAGCACAGTTTTTGTCTGGAATAGGATGTAAGAAGGCAGGCAttcatataaaaaataataaacaactcTCTATTGAAATACTA
The sequence above is a segment of the Sylvia atricapilla isolate bSylAtr1 chromosome 18, bSylAtr1.pri, whole genome shotgun sequence genome. Coding sequences within it:
- the TMEM100 gene encoding transmembrane protein 100; translation: MTNDPIKEILGTPKHPESVPTEKSNNNDCVITTIPLVSECQLTAATGGAELSCYRCTIPFGVVILIAGIVVTAVAYSFNSHGSIISVFGLVLLSSGLVLLASSVVCWKIRQQKKKAKRRESQTALVANQRTLFG